CAACGGCGATGAGTTCAACAGCCCTATCTTGTCTATATTGGATGTTATACTCCATATAAAAGCAACCAAAAGCATCAACCTCGCACCTTTATCACTCACAAGCGCTTTGAATGGTGCAAAATACCCGTGTACCCTCTTGCTCACATTTAACAGATATGAGCCCGCGACAATCATGAGAATACCGATGATACCACCCACGTTTGGGAATTCACCCACTATTAATGGCGATGTCACGAGCATGAACAGTGGTGTAAATGTGAGCATAGGCACAGTAATAGAGAGCTCAGAGATTTTTATCGCTCGCATATACATGATTAGCGTTACTACATACAGAGTTGAGCCGGAGAACAGCGCCAGCCAGAATCGCGTGCCCAGTGCGGGAATACCGGTGAATAATAGAGCAGGCAGTAGAAACGGTAGTGCAAAGCAGGGTAATGCCCATGCCAGCACGTACTCATTGCTCTTGCTCTCTCTTAAACATTTCTTGCTGAAGACATCCTTCAAGGATTCAAAGAATGCGGTCAGAAGCGCAAAGATGAGCCAGAGCATATCTCCGTCTTCGTCTTCGTCTCCGCTTCCTTCTCTACCAATCGCAACCGCAATTGCACTGTCGCGGTATCAGCACCAATAACCTCCTCTTCTCTCGCTACTATCTCTATTCTACCACTGAACATTGGACCGTTCAGCACTAAGGTTTGATACTCGCCTCTATGCTTCACCAGCCACTCAATATCACTATCATAGGGAGTTATCCGTTTGCCAAGCCATGCCCTGTGCTCAACGGGTACCGCACATAGAATCACCTCAAACGAACTAAGAGCAAGCCGCAGTTCTGTCTCATAGTTGGTATGCCACAATGGTGATAATAGTGCCAGACCTTCTTCTGCCGCAGTGCGCTCTATTCTATCTTTAGCGGCTTCATCATCCCTAATATCTGAGATAATACCTCCTATCTGATACTT
This portion of the Methanophagales archaeon genome encodes:
- a CDS encoding EamA family transporter, with protein sequence MLWLIFALLTAFFESLKDVFSKKCLRESKSNEYVLAWALPCFALPFLLPALLFTGIPALGTRFWLALFSGSTLYVVTLIMYMRAIKISELSITVPMLTFTPLFMLVTSPLIVGEFPNVGGIIGILMIVAGSYLLNVSKRVHGYFAPFKALVSDKGARLMLLVAFIWSITSNIDKIGLLNSSPLFWVIAVDSVAALLLLPLVIAIARKEQISMNGQGLLKVGLFGGLTSISQMTAISLTLVAYVIAVKRTSAIMGVIFGYSIFKESGIKERLSGVMVMIAGVLFITLSQGI